The following nucleotide sequence is from Leopardus geoffroyi isolate Oge1 chromosome A1, O.geoffroyi_Oge1_pat1.0, whole genome shotgun sequence.
TTGCTAAGGCCTTCATCAGAGTATGTGCTTTACATGTGGATTCATTTAGTATTTAGGATCTTATGACACTTCCCTATGTTGCCGATGGAAATAGAGATTGTTAGAATGCTTTCATTTTGGCAATatctattcaaataaaaaagtgCATATGTGCACAATGAAACTTGCATAGGCAAGTTTATAAGCATATTTACTACagtattgttcttttttaatatatatatttttattttttaagtttgtttgtttatttatagcaggagcagaggaagggcagagagagaaggagagagagagaatcccaaacaggctctgtgctggcagcacggatgtggggcttgaactcatgaactgtgagatcatgacctgagacaacaGACAACCtgagcttaacagactgagtcccCCAGGGCGACCCTTCTGCAGTATTGTTCTAAAAGCAAATTCAAGGACACTATCGATTAAGGGGATCAGTTAAATAAACTGTTATACATGCATGTCATTAAAGACTCATCCATGAAATAGAATGAGACATTAGCATATACTATAGATTATGTGTGtttaccaaagaaaacaatttatgtAAGGAAGGCTGCTATTTTTGCTGGGCGGTGGTGGTGTGGGAAGGATATATACAGACCAATCTACCTTTCCAAAGGTGCTTTTTTACACTTAAACTATCTCTGGAAGACCACacaaaaatttaataatgtttttcaGAAGGGGAATTTGGAGACACAGGAGGTAAACTTACTCTTTTTACTCTATtcccttttgtattttctatatttgttACCAAGTGctcatatcactttttttttttttatattatccttttaaaaaaaggtttgtttttaaacaaatttccaGCCACCTGCTTACCTCCAAACCCCTCTCCCAGCCCACAGTCCTTCTCCAGGGCTTTGGTTGTCGTGGCAACTCACCACTGGTTTCTTCAGCAAGAAACTGCTGGACTTGTGGTTTAAGGTAGGCGTGGTAAGGATGGAAATACATAATCAAAGAGGGAGTGTGTGTCACAGGTAGGCATTTATTGTTTACTCtgtatcttttatgtttttgcatATGTAATCATGTGCATATATATGGTGTTGCGGGATCATTGAACGCTGAtcgtcaagaaagaattcttgagatgttttacAGTGCAACTTACTAAGTTTATTTAAATGGCACCGGGACAGGACGTGGGCAGAAAGATCCACGCTTTTGCTATATGCAGCCAGTGGTTATATGCTTACTGTTAAAGGGGGCGGGGATGTGCAGGGAGTATTAgatcataaatgttttctttgaatttctactCGTAAAACTATTTTTGCAAGACTTCTCCGGTGCTTATCATTTAGCTGGATATTAACTAGTGGTGGGATATACAGGCAATCATGGGACCTTTTAAGAATGTAGCAACCAGTACGTATATGCTCCTTATCAGAACTATGCAGGCTGTATAGATCGGCCTTCTGCACTAAAGTGAACATATTTCTGCTTCTATCACTCACCAGTAGTACCTTTTAAAAGCGGAGAATTTGCCTATTTAAAGACTTCCCTAGGCTCcttctcagtccctcccctccTGAACTGTGGACACCCACAAACCCCTAGTTCACCAGCCAGAGTGTGGAGAGTCTTCTGCTCCAAGGGAGGGGACTGAGGGTGGGGATCAAtcctagaaaaaaatgtctttcactGATGGGGAACTGAGGTTTAGAAGGAttgcattggttttctttttcaattaaatagGGATACAAATATATCTACCTGGCAGTAGGTAAGGGGGAAATAGGCCCTAAAATCCTTAGAATCATTAACTGTGAAAGATACTTAAATCGTAATCGTATTTGAAAAGTAAGGAAGCTCGCGCGCTGCATGCCGGGATTTGTAGTCCCCTCCGGATGGCCCACAGTGCGGCTGTGCAGGGGAGAGCCGCTCTTCCGGGCGCAGGCGTGCGGCAGCGGCGGCAGGACTGACTGGGCCAAAGCGGCTGTGTCCTCGCGGGCCACCGGGAGCTTGTCATGGCGGTTCCTGCGGCGGCCATGGGGCCCTCGGCGCTGGGCCAGAGTGGTCCTGGCTCAATGGCTCCCTGGTGCTCAGTGACCAGCGGCCCAACACGCTACGTGCTGGGAATGCAGGAGCTGTTTCGCGGCCACAGCAAGACGCGCGAGTTCCCTGCGCATAGCGCCAAGGTGCACTCGGTGGCCTGGAGCTGCGACGGGCGTCGCCTTGCCTCGGGGTCCTTCGACAAGACGGCCAGCGTATTCCTGCTGGAGAAGGACCGGTTGGTGAGCTGTCAGGGACCGGcccagcaggagagaggggccgTGGTAAAGGGCGGTGTGGTGttgagggagagaatgggggTGAAAAGGAGGGTGGAGGCAAGGGGTGTGGGGATGTTGGGAGTGTGCAGTGCACGAGAGAGGAGTGTGGGAGTGATGAGGCTGGTGGTTAGGGGTCAGGAGGGGGTGTGGTGGAGAGGTGGACGGCGGTGGTAAGAGGAAGGTGGGGGTGCGAGGGAGTGTAGTAGTGAGGAGGAGTTCAgatgaggggggcgggggggggagatgAAGACGGGTGGTGAGGAGGGTGGATGGGACTGGGGTGAGATGGGGGTGTACGAGAGTGGTAGGAAGGTGTTGTGTAGTGTGAGGAGTGGCTACGGTGCTGTGGTGCTGGTGAGGTCCCCATGGTGGTGAGGGGGGCCCTTTTGAAAATAATAGGGCTTTCTGTGGGGATGAGCAAGACTGGGAACCTGGGTGGTAGAGTAAGgatggaaaaccagaaagaaggaggaaggacagggaggaCAAAAGAGTAAGGCCATTGGTATGGAACCCAAACCTCAGAACAGTTTAGAGTGACTGGGGAGGAAGTGAGGGTGAGTATTGGGAGTAGTTTGGCAGAAAGGGCTTGGAAGGATTGGTGTCTTTTAAATTATCCAGATCTTTGTTGGTCACAAGGTACTTTAGTTtgaataaggttaaaaaaattacatgtggAGGCAGGTACTTTTGTGTGTAGTGATGTTTGGATTCTCTTATTTCAggttaaagaaaacaattatcgGGGACATGGGGATAGTGTGGACCAGCTTTGTTGGCACCCAAGTAATCCTGACCTCTTTGTCACCGCGTCTGGAGACAAAACCATTCGCATCTGGGATGTGAGGACTACGAAATGCATTGCCACTGTGAACACTAAAGGTGACTCTTCAGAGAAAGGGCAATAGGAATGAGCTACTTCTAGTCATTCAACAGGCCTTTCCTGAATTATCTTCTCTATTTGTGGTCTTGTGTTAGGTATGAGACATACTGGGCTGAATAAGACAATCTCCAGCTCCTAGGACCTGTACTGGGTTTAGTGCAGGGAGAGAGACGTACGCGTAAAAAAAACCCTATGTGATATGACATGGTTGGTCTTAACTGGAGAGGTCTAAAAGATGGACACTCAGAATGGAAATGCTTAAGTCTGCCTATGGAGACAGGGAAGGTCTCACAGATTTGAGCAAACTCTTAGAATAGCTAATAGGGATTTAGTGGTCAGGGTACAGTGGGTTGGTGGGGGATAGGAGGCAGCTCTAGGAGGGAACTGCATGTACAGATGTGTGGAGAATTTATGAAACTGTTGATAGGCTAGAATGGCTGATCTTGGAATGAATGGTCTTGGTGGTCTGGGACAAAATGAACTGGAAGTCGTGCAGTATGTTTGTAGAATCTGTTCTTCACCAGATATTGTTCTGTAAACCTTGAGgccatttattatattttattgactAACATGTCATTGATTACAAGATGCACCAATATTTTATGTGCTAGTAGGAAAGAAGATAAAGCTTCTAGGTAACCATGATGCACCAAAAATTTTGAGATGCATCCTGTTGTATTTTAAGGTACATTATAGATAATaaagtgtgaaaaaaatatgCATCATAGAATTGGTAAAGTTGATGACATTTCTAATCAATGTGTTCACTGTGGGCCACTGGACTTTTTGACAAGACTGGTACCTGGACATGGAATGTTGTAGTGCTTTCTCCAAGTAGACGGCTGGTAATGCATGTGTGATTTAGGTGTAACATGGATGAACATTCAAAACTGGCTGTGTATATATCTTAATACctaccagaaaaaaagaactagcCTGTAGAATTCATTGCTAAATTGAAactaaatttatttaagaaattttttgagTCAATTTTAAGAAAAGTCTTGAGTAAAGAAATATAGCTGTTAACATAGGACAAAAATTGTGAAAGTGGCATTCGAATGACTGGAGTTTGGGAAATGTTGGTGTAAGAATAAGAGGCTTTGGAGTTAAATCTGGCTTAGATTTTGGCTCTATTACATCATAGCTTTGACATTTTGGCTCATCTCTcttatcttccatttcttcatatgtaaattGGGAATAATGAAGTGTCCATTAGAGAATTATTATGAGGACCCAAAGGGGGGAAATTTGTAGATGAATGTGCTGGTCTCAAAATTGTTGAGTAAGTGGTCATTCCCTTCTATTGACTAGGACCTTAGTGAATAGCTCTGGTCTttgtatgataaaaaaaataagcttctgGAGGATTATGGGCAAACAATATCTTGCTGATTATATCTGGGTTTCCAGGGGAGAACATTAATATCTGCTGGAGTCCCGATGGACAGACCATTGCTGTGGGCAACAAGGATGATGTGGTGACCTTTATTGATGCCAAGACACACCGTTCCAAAGCGGAGGAGCAGTTCAAGTTTGAAGTCAATGAAATCTCTTGGAATAATGACAATAACATGTTCTTTCTGACAAATGGCAATGGTTGTATCAACATCCTCAGGTGAGAGGATTCTAGCTTAGGAACTGTCTGATCTTTGTGCTGGGTGCTGTGGTAGATACAGAGATGAATTAGATGTTGAGTCTGTCCTGAAGGAGGTCAAAGGACAAGTGGTAATAAAGAATCCTAACCTCTGTTGAGCACCTTTGAGCCAGGCACCTTATATTTTACTTAAGTCATCACAGAAATTCTAGGGGGTTGATAGTATGCATcttatttgacagatgaggaccTGGGATTCACAGAGGTTAAATCACTATCAACTAGTGAGCACTAGAAGTAGATGCACCTTGAATTGTGGATAATTTGTACCCATAAAGTCTTAGCTTAAATATCACTTACCCTCCAGGGAAGCCATCTTCATCATCTTCCTACTTCCCCAGGTtagaagcttattttttttattaaaaaaacaaacattttttttatgtttatttttgagagagagagagagagacagacagagtgtgagtgggggaggggcagagagacagggagatacagaatctgaagcaggctccaggctctgagctgtcagcacagagcctgacatggggctcgaactcgtgaaccgcgagatcatgacctgagctgaagtcagatgcttaactgactgagccacctaagggCCCCAGAAGCTTATTTTATGTACTTCCTGTTGGAAGCATTTCTCATTCTATGttataatttcatgtttatttgtatcTTCCATTTGACTATAAATTCCATGAGGGTAAGGACCGTGTGTAACTTGTTTACTCTTAAATCCCTAGTGCCTAACTTAATACTTGCTACACAGAGTTAGgatctcattaaatatttattctgtaaatgaatgaaatggtGGAATTGAAATTCAGGCTTGTCGATTCTATTCTTTCTGTTATTCTGGGTGGGTAATGCAAGGCAGTATGAAATAGGTTATGTTAGAGAGTCTAGGAATTTGCTATGGAACCCCAAGGAAAGAAATTTATATGGACTGTGGGAGTTGGAGCTTGAAGGAGGCACCTTTTGAGCTTGATCCTTAAAGTTGAGGAGAATTTTAAGAATCAGCAAAAGGGAACCATACAGTGGACAAAACTGGTGTGAACGAGCATGGTCTATTTGGGGAATAGTTGGTAGGTCAGAGTTGCTGGGAGTGGTGGCAGATAAGGTGTCTGAAGAGAGGGCCTGAAAATGGGAAGATAAAGTTGAGATATAATCTGGGATCAGATTATAAAAGGCTGGAATTCTATGCTTAGCAGCTTGAATTTTATTCTGTAGTTAGTAAGGAttctatatcttttttcttttaaagcctttttatcagaaaataaaacacagatacagaaaatcaCTTAAAACAATGTATAGCTTAATGAACCATTATATGCCCAACATCTTTGTAACCCCACCCAAGTCAAGAAATGTAACTTGTTGGCCATCCCAGAAGTCCAAACATGTGCTTTTCCTGCTCATATCTACCCCTCCTCAAAAGGAAACACTAGCTTgatttttatagtatttctttatagttttagcgACCATGTATGCATTTCTAGATACTcttgttttgtgtatttaaaaaatatggatgtCTTTTAAGTATGTTACACTACCAAGTCACTTTGCATCCTTCTTTTACTTCTAATTTAGTCGTTGAAAACCTGCAGATATTCTCCTAGTCTGAATTTAGCTGatttcacatgcttatttatttgttggaaTATAAGGTATTTCCTCTCATCTGCTATTTggttaattattactattatttattattattatttttaaaattaattttatttttttaatttacatccaaattagttagcatatagtgcaacaataatttcaggagtagatttccttaatgccccttacccatttagcctatccccgctcccacaaccactccagtaaccctcttttgttttgtccccctcctggtttttatattatttttgcttcccttcctttgtgttcatctgttctgtgtcttaaagtcctcatatgagtgaagtcatatgatatttgtctttctctgactgactaattttgcttagcataataccttctagttccatccacatagttgcaaatggcaagattttattctttttgagggtCAAGGAGGTTCATTCAACCATCCATTAAACATCTACCCTGTGGCAGACCTGGGCTGAGCGCCAAGAGTACAGATGTGAAGATCAGCTAGTTTCTGTGCCCAGGAACCCACAGTCTGGTGTGGAGATGGTGACAATTCAGTGTGACAGTGGTTTTGTAGAAGAGTAACTCAGATTGCGTCTCACCCCTGCTGAAAACACTACAGAGGCTTCCCTTTGAATTTTCCCCAGATCCAATCTTTTcaggctgtgttcctttctgtgtCTAGGTCTTAaattacctcttctttttttttttttttttacccagcaATGGCTGTGTaaattctttaatttaatttaatttaatttaatttaatttaatttaatttaatttaattattttaatttaattaaaaaaaatttacaaacaagttagttagcatatagtgcaacagtgatttcaggggtagattccttaatgccccttacccatttagcccatctccccctcccataacccctccagtatccctctgtttgttctccatatttatgagtctcttatgttttgttcccctccctgtttttatattatttttgcttcccttatgttcatctgttctgtgtcttaaagtcctcatatgagtgaagtcataggatgtttgtctttctctaatttcgcttagcataataccctctagttccatccatatagttgcaaatggcaagatttcattcttttgattgccaagtaatactccgttgtatatatataccacatcttctttatccattcatccatcgatggacatttgggctctttccatactttggctattgttgatagtgcttctataaacattggggtgcatgtgtcccttcaacacagcatacctgtatcccttggataaatacctagtagtgcaattgctgggtcgtagggtagttctatttttagttttttgaggaacctccatactgttttccagagtggctgcaccagcttgcattcccaccaacaatgcaaaagagatcctttttctccacatcctcgccaacatctgttgttgcctgagttgttaatggtagccattctgacaggtgtgaggtggtatctcatgtggatttgatttgtatttccctgatgatgagtgatattgagcattttttcatgtgtcgcttggccatctggatgtcttctttggagaagtgtctattcatatcttttgcccatttcttcactggattgtttgttttttgggtgttgaggttgataagttctttatagattttggatactggcaaataacttctcccattctgtcagttgccttttagctttgctgattgtttcctttgctgtgcggaagctattttgatgaggtcccaatagttcatttttgcttttgtttcccttgcctccggagatgtgttgagtaagaagttgctgtggccaagatcaaagaggt
It contains:
- the THOC3 gene encoding THO complex subunit 3; amino-acid sequence: MAVPAAAMGPSALGQSGPGSMAPWCSVTSGPTRYVLGMQELFRGHSKTREFPAHSAKVHSVAWSCDGRRLASGSFDKTASVFLLEKDRLVKENNYRGHGDSVDQLCWHPSNPDLFVTASGDKTIRIWDVRTTKCIATVNTKGENINICWSPDGQTIAVGNKDDVVTFIDAKTHRSKAEEQFKFEVNEISWNNDNNMFFLTNGNGCINILSYPELKPVQSINAHPSNCICIKFDPMGKYFATGSADALVSLWDVDELVCVRCFSRLDWPVRTLSFSHDGKMLASASEDHFIDIAEVETGDKLWEVQCESPTFTVAWHPKRPLLAFACDDKDGKYDSSREAGTVKLFGLPNDS